A genomic window from Pirellulales bacterium includes:
- a CDS encoding serine/threonine protein kinase codes for MAGKTLHDLADRAQVRALCDEFEQRLTAGESLRVEEFLAGRLAVGDDRETLLDLIYAEFAARLEQQKTSLRAELLARFPSLASVLQAQFEVHELVEGIAADLNDDDTTGSAAIVDGHDSLAMSATALDGYELLAEVGRGATGVVYKARHTKLGRTVAVKTLLAGEFADAEVHKRLAIEARAIARVVHPNVVQLYEAGQRDGLPYLALEYVAGRTLADRLADGPAPPAEAASLVETVARGVHAAHEQGILHRDLKPANILLAPDGQPKITDFGLAKLLSERGVCTATGALLGTPAYMAPEQASGALVAEAPTALSDALGPPTDIYALGAILYELLTGRPPFVAETAWETLRQLEGFEPVPPRRLRPSVPIDLETICLKCLEKKPAQRYATAAALADDLSRFRAGRPITARPVRAHERLWKLARRRPALATLTLSLILVFVTGFLGVVWQWRRAEAQRERTVSGLADAFNAVQELSYVSHERRRPWTVNDRSSIRLVRERMLLHYERVIEQCAGEPRLRAEFASALASGARLHGLLGNNEARVALGRRALDELNLFSERERRAVPNRLTEALAWRVIAIGLNVQDRRLGADEIHRAREILRAVLREAPTHVDAWVQLTIVCGSYDKWEFDVEVQLAAAQEGLAAVERLGGLEPLLPGDLERRAKFLAKQSNCEFELRRWADAMESARRCCDAWRELLQNGEASLSYQQETCQALVQLARLQLRNQQRDAARQSLDLLVPMTQKLIVPLDDGARDQVPPSAQPFDELSDVDESVTLDVVAQTVDLCQAFGETEIAADLALHSIAIADRWTSVHAATPKLRYRLARVRRKLAGTFINAERFEDALEQLRWAEAELELLERERSFSVASELLACEDGLGHAYRALNQLPRALACFQKQETLAAAFLEREESSTDTILRLHAQSLYQQGDVLRKMWRLADAAERYLLACDALRRTHAAQPFDVLTQQQFAEALYFAGDLLWRKDRERAKALLVEAIDEYDDFVDEQRDRDGYRDHLLKARRRLAEQNAP; via the coding sequence ATGGCTGGCAAGACCCTGCATGATTTGGCCGACCGAGCGCAAGTCCGCGCGTTGTGCGATGAGTTCGAGCAACGCCTGACCGCGGGAGAATCGCTGCGCGTCGAAGAGTTCTTGGCCGGCCGGCTCGCCGTCGGCGACGATCGCGAGACGTTGCTCGACCTGATCTACGCGGAGTTCGCGGCACGATTGGAGCAGCAGAAGACCAGCCTCCGGGCTGAATTGCTGGCCCGGTTCCCGTCCCTTGCTTCGGTCTTGCAGGCCCAATTCGAAGTTCACGAACTCGTCGAAGGTATCGCCGCCGACCTGAATGACGATGACACCACCGGCAGCGCCGCAATCGTTGACGGCCATGACTCGCTGGCGATGTCCGCTACGGCCCTCGACGGCTATGAGCTTCTGGCGGAAGTCGGGCGTGGCGCTACCGGCGTGGTCTACAAAGCGAGGCACACCAAGCTGGGCCGCACGGTCGCCGTGAAAACGTTGCTGGCGGGCGAGTTTGCCGACGCCGAAGTCCACAAACGCCTGGCGATCGAAGCGCGGGCGATCGCCCGCGTCGTCCATCCCAACGTGGTCCAGCTTTATGAGGCGGGGCAGCGAGACGGGCTGCCCTACCTCGCGTTGGAATATGTCGCAGGGCGAACGCTGGCCGATCGGTTGGCCGACGGCCCTGCTCCACCAGCGGAGGCAGCCTCGCTCGTGGAAACGGTCGCCCGCGGCGTGCATGCCGCGCACGAACAGGGCATCCTGCACCGCGATCTCAAGCCGGCCAACATCCTGCTGGCGCCCGACGGACAACCCAAGATCACCGACTTCGGACTGGCCAAGCTTTTGTCCGAACGAGGAGTCTGCACGGCGACCGGCGCGCTGTTGGGCACGCCTGCCTACATGGCGCCGGAGCAGGCATCCGGCGCGCTGGTGGCCGAGGCGCCCACCGCGCTCAGCGATGCGCTTGGACCGCCGACCGACATCTACGCATTGGGGGCCATTCTCTACGAGTTGCTCACTGGTCGCCCGCCGTTCGTGGCGGAAACCGCCTGGGAAACGCTGCGGCAACTGGAAGGCTTCGAGCCAGTGCCGCCGCGCCGGCTTCGCCCGTCGGTGCCGATCGATCTAGAGACGATTTGCCTCAAGTGCCTGGAAAAGAAGCCCGCTCAGCGCTATGCGACGGCCGCCGCGCTGGCCGACGATCTCAGCCGCTTTCGCGCAGGCCGTCCCATCACCGCGCGGCCGGTTCGCGCGCACGAGCGGCTCTGGAAGCTCGCGCGCCGCCGGCCGGCCTTGGCCACGTTGACCCTCTCGCTGATCCTCGTGTTCGTCACAGGCTTCCTGGGCGTCGTATGGCAATGGCGGCGGGCCGAAGCCCAGCGCGAACGGACGGTCTCCGGCCTGGCCGACGCATTCAACGCCGTGCAAGAGCTCTCCTATGTCAGCCACGAACGCCGCCGCCCTTGGACGGTCAACGACCGCTCTTCGATCCGGCTCGTGCGCGAACGCATGCTGCTGCACTACGAGCGCGTGATCGAGCAATGTGCCGGCGAGCCCCGGCTACGCGCGGAGTTTGCCTCGGCGCTGGCGAGCGGCGCAAGACTGCACGGATTGCTGGGCAACAATGAAGCCAGAGTCGCTTTGGGCCGGCGCGCACTCGACGAATTGAACCTTTTCTCCGAGCGCGAACGTCGTGCTGTGCCCAACCGACTTACCGAGGCATTGGCGTGGCGCGTCATAGCCATCGGGTTGAATGTGCAAGATCGTCGCCTGGGCGCGGACGAGATCCATCGCGCTCGCGAAATTCTGCGCGCCGTGCTTCGAGAGGCTCCCACGCACGTGGATGCTTGGGTTCAATTGACGATCGTGTGCGGGAGCTATGACAAATGGGAATTCGACGTCGAGGTCCAGCTCGCCGCCGCGCAAGAAGGCCTGGCGGCCGTCGAACGACTCGGCGGCTTGGAGCCGCTCCTGCCCGGCGACCTCGAGCGCCGCGCTAAATTTCTGGCCAAGCAGTCGAACTGCGAGTTCGAGCTGCGGCGCTGGGCCGACGCCATGGAATCCGCGCGGCGGTGTTGTGACGCATGGCGCGAGCTGTTGCAGAACGGGGAGGCCTCGCTCTCCTATCAACAGGAGACCTGCCAGGCCCTGGTGCAGTTGGCCCGCCTGCAACTGCGCAACCAGCAGCGCGATGCGGCGCGCCAGTCACTTGACCTGTTGGTGCCGATGACTCAGAAGTTGATCGTGCCCCTCGACGATGGCGCCCGAGACCAAGTGCCGCCGTCCGCCCAGCCGTTCGACGAGCTCTCGGACGTCGATGAGTCGGTGACTCTGGACGTGGTCGCTCAGACCGTCGATCTGTGTCAGGCCTTCGGTGAAACGGAGATTGCCGCGGACCTTGCGCTTCATTCGATCGCGATCGCTGATCGTTGGACTTCCGTTCATGCCGCCACGCCGAAGCTCCGCTACCGACTGGCGCGCGTGCGGCGCAAGCTTGCCGGGACATTCATCAACGCCGAGCGTTTCGAGGACGCCTTGGAGCAGTTGCGCTGGGCGGAGGCGGAACTCGAGTTGCTGGAACGAGAACGCAGCTTCTCCGTGGCGAGCGAACTGCTGGCATGCGAGGACGGACTGGGCCACGCCTATCGCGCGCTCAACCAACTTCCCCGCGCGCTGGCCTGCTTTCAGAAACAAGAAACGCTGGCCGCGGCGTTCCTCGAACGAGAGGAATCGTCGACAGACACGATTCTGCGCCTGCATGCGCAAAGCCTGTATCAGCAGGGAGACGTGCTGAGGAAAATGTGGAGGCTGGCGGACGCCGCCGAGCGCTACCTGCTCGCGTGCGACGCGCTGCGCCGCACGCACGCAGCGCAACCTTTCGATGTCCTGACACAACAGCAGTTCGCCGAAGCGCTCTACTTCGCGGGCGATCTGCTGTGGCGCAAGGATCGCGAGCGTGCCAAGGCTCTCCTCGTGGAGGCGATCGACGAGTACGACGACTTCGTGGACGAGCAGCGCGACCGCGATGGTTATCGCGACCACCTCCTCAAGGCCCGGCGGCGACTGGCCGAGCAAAACGCCCCGTAG
- a CDS encoding PhoPQ-activated pathogenicity protein has protein sequence MNVSMKKLTLWLLLATLSLTAPALAEAPSKSDPTAALKNYVEKKDDTYGWVQRQTKKLGNVEVAELTLTSQTWRDIPWKHQLFIFRPSQPSESKQALILISGGDWKEALAAPPTEENGKLPGEAQVLAGLVEKLKTPVAILSHVPQQPIFDGMVEDEIISYTFEQYLQSGDAEWPLLFPMVKSAVKAMDAVQEFSAKEWNLPIEHFTVTGASKRGWTTWLTGAADPRATAIAPIVIDTLNMGPQMKHQLESWGKYSEQIEDYTRRGIQSQAETERGIALNKMVDPYSYRDDLKQPKLIVNGTNDRYWTLDALNLYWNDLEGEKYILYVPNNGHGVNDFGRLLGTIGAFHEKAAGRLKFPQLSWENKEADDKLHLKVKSDLAPEQVVAWVATAPTRDFREAEWKSYPTEWVDGEYRYSLDVPEEGYAAMFGESVFRAPTNMKYYLSTNVQIVGTKDAPLAEVEQGEPVGAGK, from the coding sequence GTGAACGTGTCGATGAAAAAGCTGACGCTGTGGCTGTTGCTCGCCACCCTCTCGCTGACGGCTCCGGCCCTGGCCGAAGCCCCCTCGAAGAGCGATCCCACGGCCGCGCTCAAGAACTACGTGGAAAAGAAGGACGACACCTACGGCTGGGTCCAACGTCAGACCAAGAAGTTGGGCAACGTCGAAGTCGCCGAGCTGACGCTCACCTCGCAAACCTGGCGCGACATTCCCTGGAAGCATCAACTCTTCATCTTCCGCCCGTCGCAGCCTTCTGAATCGAAGCAGGCGCTGATCCTCATCTCGGGGGGCGACTGGAAGGAAGCGCTGGCGGCCCCCCCCACGGAAGAGAACGGCAAACTGCCCGGCGAGGCCCAGGTGTTGGCGGGGCTGGTCGAAAAGCTGAAGACCCCGGTCGCCATCCTTTCGCACGTGCCGCAGCAGCCGATCTTCGACGGCATGGTCGAGGATGAAATCATCTCCTACACGTTCGAGCAGTATCTCCAGTCGGGGGACGCCGAATGGCCACTCCTCTTCCCCATGGTGAAGAGCGCCGTCAAGGCGATGGACGCCGTGCAGGAATTCTCGGCCAAGGAATGGAACCTGCCGATCGAGCACTTCACCGTCACCGGCGCCTCGAAGCGCGGCTGGACCACCTGGCTCACCGGCGCGGCCGATCCGCGCGCCACGGCGATCGCTCCGATCGTGATCGACACGCTGAACATGGGCCCGCAGATGAAGCACCAGCTCGAGTCGTGGGGCAAGTACTCCGAGCAGATCGAGGACTACACGCGCCGCGGTATCCAGTCGCAGGCCGAGACCGAGCGCGGCATCGCTCTGAACAAGATGGTCGATCCCTACAGCTACCGCGACGACCTCAAGCAGCCCAAGCTCATCGTCAACGGCACGAACGACCGCTACTGGACGCTCGATGCGTTGAACCTGTACTGGAACGATCTCGAGGGCGAGAAGTACATCCTCTACGTGCCGAACAATGGGCACGGCGTGAATGACTTCGGCCGCTTGCTGGGCACGATCGGCGCCTTCCACGAGAAGGCCGCCGGGCGTCTGAAGTTCCCGCAATTGAGCTGGGAGAACAAGGAAGCCGACGACAAGCTGCACTTGAAGGTGAAGAGCGATCTCGCACCGGAGCAGGTCGTCGCCTGGGTCGCCACGGCCCCGACGCGCGACTTCCGCGAGGCCGAATGGAAGTCGTATCCGACGGAATGGGTCGACGGCGAGTACCGTTACTCGCTCGACGTGCCCGAGGAAGGCTACGCCGCCATGTTCGGCGAGTCGGTCTTCCGCGCTCCGACGAACATGAAGTACTACCTGTCGACAAACGTGCAAATCGTGGGCACGAAGGATGCCCCGCTCGCCGAAGTCGAACAGGGGGAACCGGTCGGCGCCGGCAAGTAG